In one window of Leptospira sp. WS92.C1 DNA:
- a CDS encoding acyl-CoA thioesterase has translation MTKKINKKEFDFFHTLRVRYAESDPQGIVFNANYLTYFDVAITEYFRAMGHPYGDLALRHEIDFHVVHCNIDYKSPARFDDEIQIHVKANYSGVKVFWNLAIFKEDFLLCSGELIYAGVDPKSGGLKKISPELAFLLRWKKSDADA, from the coding sequence ATGACAAAAAAAATAAATAAAAAAGAATTCGATTTTTTTCATACTCTCAGAGTGCGTTATGCGGAATCGGATCCTCAAGGTATCGTATTCAACGCAAACTATCTCACCTATTTCGACGTGGCGATTACCGAATACTTCAGAGCGATGGGCCATCCTTACGGAGACCTCGCCTTACGCCATGAAATCGATTTTCACGTCGTCCATTGCAATATCGATTACAAATCTCCGGCGAGGTTCGACGATGAAATTCAGATCCACGTCAAAGCAAACTATTCCGGGGTAAAAGTGTTTTGGAATCTTGCGATTTTTAAAGAAGACTTTCTTCTTTGTTCCGGAGAATTGATTTATGCTGGTGTGGATCCAAAATCCGGGGGTCTTAAAAAAATCAGTCCTGAACTGGCTTTTCTTTTAAGATGGAAAAAATCGGATGCAGACGCTTAA